In the genome of Myxococcales bacterium, one region contains:
- a CDS encoding CoA transferase: MRPLSGVRVVDLADEKGELCGRILADLGAEVIRVEPPEGAFSRTLSPFAPDGTSLYFAVRNMGKRGVVIDLDTESGRERLDALVSEADVLVESSHPGTQKRLGLDAETLRARYPQLIVTSISDFGQDGPYADYQGTNMVGVAMGGMLHRAGIAAKPPVMIPGNLAYDVAGIAGAFGSLLAFYKRIHTGVGQHVDVSTMDAVAGLTDWSLPNYSLNPDLGHRSGSGIYTLYRCANGFIRMIILVPKHWRGLLAWVGEPEELMDPKYDQFINRLIDLPKIVAVLERFFADKDKVDIAREAQRRGIPATPLLLPDEVIENEHTRGRETFRMLPVAPGIEAKVASGFVTIDGERAGPRTGPPELGELGAGGWSNVEDRAAIAKLLERAPNPPEDGYPLRGLRVIDFGVGAVGVETGRLFAEYGAEVIKVESSDAPDFIRVIMGSYMNPSFLSSSRSKKSFGVDITGEKGRELVRQLIRDADVFIENNATGTMEKLGFGVEQLREMNPRIVSFSSQSLGTYGPWKNWIGYGPNTHPVSGLQYLWNYPEDAESPAGSTAVHPDHLVGRIGILSLLAGLIAREHTGRGSHHDAAQFETPIGLMADLFAQESLDPGSAKPLGNASDRGTPWGCYPCEGEDEWCVINVRSDAEWQRLKKAIGDPDWTATLAFDAQEGRFAARDEIDSALCEWTRGRTPRAVMETLQSVSVPAGIVAHPEHHMSDPQLTHRGYPKLVIQPDFEAILLEGPLFLGSDLPEVIIKPAPMLGEHTREIAERVLGLSQTEIEALIQEGVLEDPPKEFKLL, translated from the coding sequence ATGCGCCCCCTCAGTGGAGTTCGTGTCGTCGATCTGGCGGACGAGAAAGGCGAACTTTGTGGCCGTATCCTGGCCGACCTCGGTGCCGAAGTCATTCGCGTAGAGCCGCCGGAGGGCGCATTCTCCCGGACCCTCTCGCCGTTTGCGCCGGACGGGACGAGCCTCTACTTCGCGGTTCGCAACATGGGCAAGCGCGGTGTGGTCATCGACCTCGATACCGAGTCCGGACGCGAACGGCTCGATGCGCTGGTGAGCGAGGCGGACGTACTGGTCGAATCATCGCACCCCGGAACCCAGAAGCGCCTGGGGCTCGACGCCGAAACCCTGCGAGCGCGGTATCCGCAGCTGATCGTGACCTCGATCAGTGACTTCGGGCAGGATGGTCCCTACGCGGACTACCAGGGCACGAACATGGTCGGCGTTGCGATGGGCGGCATGCTGCACCGGGCGGGTATCGCGGCAAAGCCGCCGGTCATGATCCCCGGAAATCTCGCCTACGACGTGGCTGGGATCGCCGGTGCGTTCGGCAGCCTGCTGGCGTTCTACAAGCGCATCCACACCGGGGTTGGACAGCACGTCGACGTCTCGACCATGGACGCGGTTGCAGGTCTCACGGACTGGTCACTGCCCAACTACTCGCTGAATCCCGACCTCGGGCACCGCTCGGGCTCGGGGATCTACACCCTGTATCGCTGCGCGAACGGGTTCATTCGGATGATTATTCTCGTACCGAAGCATTGGCGGGGCTTGCTTGCATGGGTGGGCGAGCCCGAAGAATTGATGGATCCGAAGTATGATCAGTTCATCAACCGCCTGATCGATCTCCCCAAGATCGTGGCCGTTCTCGAACGCTTCTTCGCGGACAAGGACAAAGTAGACATTGCTCGCGAGGCCCAGCGTCGAGGCATTCCAGCGACGCCACTGCTTCTGCCCGACGAAGTGATCGAAAACGAGCACACCCGGGGACGCGAGACTTTTCGCATGCTTCCGGTTGCGCCCGGAATCGAAGCCAAGGTCGCTTCTGGTTTCGTCACGATCGACGGCGAGCGCGCGGGGCCACGGACGGGCCCGCCGGAACTCGGCGAACTCGGAGCGGGCGGCTGGTCGAACGTGGAAGATCGCGCCGCCATCGCAAAGCTGTTGGAGCGCGCTCCGAACCCGCCGGAAGACGGTTATCCGCTCAGAGGTCTGCGGGTCATCGACTTCGGGGTTGGTGCGGTAGGTGTCGAGACCGGTCGTTTGTTTGCCGAGTACGGCGCAGAGGTGATCAAGGTTGAGTCGAGTGACGCACCCGACTTCATCCGGGTGATCATGGGCAGCTACATGAATCCATCGTTTCTTTCTTCAAGTCGGAGCAAGAAGAGCTTCGGAGTGGACATCACCGGGGAGAAGGGCAGGGAGCTGGTTCGTCAGCTGATTCGGGACGCCGACGTCTTCATTGAGAACAACGCAACCGGCACGATGGAGAAACTCGGTTTCGGCGTCGAGCAGCTGCGCGAAATGAATCCCCGCATCGTCAGTTTTTCGAGTCAGAGCCTCGGCACCTACGGACCCTGGAAGAACTGGATTGGTTACGGACCGAACACCCATCCCGTGAGCGGGCTGCAATACCTGTGGAACTACCCCGAAGACGCGGAGAGTCCCGCGGGCTCGACCGCCGTGCACCCGGACCACCTGGTCGGGCGGATCGGTATTTTGAGCTTGCTCGCCGGGTTGATCGCGCGCGAGCACACTGGGCGCGGGAGTCATCACGACGCGGCTCAATTCGAAACGCCCATTGGCTTGATGGCAGACCTGTTTGCACAGGAGAGCCTCGATCCCGGTAGCGCAAAGCCCCTCGGTAATGCGAGCGATCGAGGTACGCCGTGGGGTTGCTACCCGTGCGAAGGCGAAGACGAGTGGTGCGTGATCAACGTGCGATCCGACGCCGAGTGGCAGCGGCTGAAGAAGGCGATCGGTGATCCCGACTGGACCGCCACTCTGGCTTTCGACGCGCAAGAAGGACGGTTCGCTGCACGCGATGAAATCGACAGCGCCCTCTGCGAATGGACTCGAGGACGCACCCCGCGCGCGGTCATGGAGACCCTGCAGAGCGTGAGTGTGCCGGCCGGGATCGTGGCCCACCCGGAACACCACATGTCCGATCCACAACTCACGCATCGCGGTTATCCAAAGCTCGTCATCCAGCCGGACTTCGAAGCCATCCTGCTGGAAGGCCCACTCTTCCTGGGCAGCGACCTGCCCGAAGTGATCATCAAGCCCGCACCCATGCTCGGCGAGCACACACGAGAAATTGCAGAGCGCGTGCTCGGCCTGTCGCAAACCGAGATCGAGGCGTTGATACAGGAAGGAGTGCTCGAGGACCCGCCGAAGGAGTTCAAGCTCCTCTAG
- a CDS encoding class I SAM-dependent methyltransferase: MNRSTGSARVYSESDRGAEQSPGETLALLKRENPLFQLRSQTQELDSSERLFRDGGGMETGQYARASAALPSDSLEAVSQLLRPEHTTLEIGGGHSTVVFAAAVAKHYCINPDRTANQLVREFLENHDLWRDNVEFLGESSDVALPSLVPDAPVDVALMDGNHSFPFPMLDFHFIDRHLRAGSILVIDNVEINSVRMLADFLSMEPAYRLVSKVRDSPHYDCYTYEKVLDQVVCGWSDQGINQGRLRDLSLDIKVARFLQPLRLLKRRLVG; this comes from the coding sequence ATGAACCGGTCGACCGGCAGCGCCCGCGTCTATTCCGAATCCGATCGAGGTGCTGAGCAAAGCCCCGGCGAGACCCTCGCGCTGCTGAAGCGAGAAAATCCGCTCTTCCAGCTGCGCAGCCAAACCCAGGAGCTGGACAGCAGTGAGCGGTTGTTTCGCGACGGGGGCGGGATGGAGACGGGACAATATGCCCGCGCCTCCGCGGCACTCCCCTCCGACAGTCTGGAGGCGGTGAGCCAGCTGCTGCGCCCCGAACACACCACCCTCGAGATTGGCGGCGGCCACTCGACCGTGGTCTTCGCTGCGGCAGTCGCCAAGCACTACTGCATCAATCCCGATCGCACGGCCAATCAGCTGGTGCGCGAATTCCTCGAAAATCACGATCTCTGGCGAGACAATGTGGAGTTTCTCGGCGAATCCTCAGACGTCGCGCTGCCATCTCTCGTGCCCGACGCTCCCGTCGACGTGGCCCTGATGGACGGCAATCACAGCTTTCCATTTCCGATGCTCGACTTTCACTTCATCGACCGTCATCTGCGCGCGGGCAGCATATTGGTGATCGACAACGTCGAGATCAACAGCGTGCGCATGCTGGCAGATTTTCTCAGCATGGAGCCGGCCTATCGTCTGGTCAGCAAGGTGCGCGACAGTCCCCACTACGATTGTTACACCTACGAGAAGGTTCTGGATCAGGTTGTCTGCGGTTGGAGCGACCAGGGGATCAATCAAGGCCGCTTGCGCGATCTCAGTCTCGATATCAAAGTCGCCCGATTCTTGCAGCCCCTGCGCCTGCTGAAACGCAGACTCGTCGGCTGA
- a CDS encoding PEP-CTERM sorting domain-containing protein — translation MWSAVVGIARSRHISALVILWVALMVSGTAAAVSFDLNTEFDTGVTGPYATVEISENDGALDFLISLNLDELGPAADLQTFYFNFADDFVGPAISDTNAPNTEYVLVADPEVTGGAGSSFDWAVEFGNGAGEMGNDTLQVASFTLSAFGDLSVTHLLKMSSTAGGALQVQMAAHIQGTSLVTGASSETIGGVVPEPSTAVLVGLGIAVLAIVRRDTRRARA, via the coding sequence ATGTGGAGTGCTGTCGTCGGGATCGCTCGATCCCGGCATATTTCTGCCCTGGTCATCCTGTGGGTTGCTTTAATGGTGTCTGGCACCGCTGCCGCGGTGAGTTTTGATCTCAACACCGAGTTCGATACCGGTGTCACTGGGCCGTATGCCACGGTAGAGATATCCGAGAACGACGGCGCATTGGATTTCTTGATCTCACTCAATCTCGATGAACTGGGGCCGGCCGCCGATCTGCAGACATTCTATTTCAATTTCGCGGACGACTTCGTGGGACCTGCGATCAGCGATACGAACGCGCCGAATACCGAGTACGTTCTCGTCGCCGATCCTGAGGTGACTGGCGGTGCTGGGAGTTCCTTCGATTGGGCTGTGGAGTTCGGCAACGGTGCCGGCGAGATGGGGAATGACACGCTCCAGGTAGCGAGCTTCACCCTCTCGGCGTTCGGGGATTTGTCGGTCACGCATCTACTGAAAATGTCGTCGACCGCCGGAGGAGCGCTTCAGGTTCAAATGGCGGCGCACATCCAGGGGACCAGCCTTGTGACGGGTGCGTCGTCCGAGACAATCGGTGGCGTGGTTCCCGAACCATCTACGGCCGTACTCGTCGGCCTTGGGATTGCGGTGCTCGCAATCGTCAGACGGGACACGCGCCGAGCCCGAGCATAA
- a CDS encoding GFA family protein yields MAEEESTITGGCMCGAVRYEASGDPISVIFCHCESCRRHSGAPVVALAGFKRDQVRFPKGERATYESSPGVARGFCADCGTSLTWEGDGDELGPLVEILVGTADDPSKLAPQFHVHHAERIPWFETSDSLPRYREWEEEA; encoded by the coding sequence ATGGCCGAGGAAGAGAGCACTATAACGGGCGGATGCATGTGCGGAGCCGTTCGCTACGAGGCCAGCGGGGATCCGATATCAGTGATCTTTTGTCACTGCGAGAGTTGTCGCCGGCACTCCGGAGCCCCGGTCGTTGCCCTGGCAGGCTTCAAGCGTGATCAAGTTCGCTTTCCCAAGGGCGAGCGCGCAACCTACGAGTCTTCTCCCGGTGTGGCGCGCGGATTTTGCGCCGACTGCGGAACCTCGCTGACCTGGGAAGGCGACGGCGATGAATTGGGCCCGCTCGTCGAAATCCTCGTCGGCACGGCCGATGACCCCAGCAAACTCGCTCCGCAGTTTCACGTCCATCACGCGGAGAGAATCCCGTGGTTCGAAACTTCGGACTCGCTGCCCCGCTACCGCGAATGGGAAGAGGAAGCATGA
- a CDS encoding cytochrome P450, which produces MIPREVISPKEIVLSDPSFWVRPLEEREGGFRSLRRELPISFHQELELPADMLMPKGPGFWAIVKHEDILHVSRNPELFISGKGSTIGDMPEQLLEFMGSLINMDKPRHTRLRKIISRGFTPAMIARAEASVERAVHTIMRNVSEKGECEFVSEIAGRLPLVIICDMMGIPESQYDFVSEQANVIVGAGSGDPDFVSDLSQMLPRLMTAVTSIGELCKEIAKKRRTDPTDDLTSALVNAEIDGETMSDEELVSFFILLSVAGNETTRNAICHGLIALDEHPEQRESWKNDFEGLAPTAADEIIRWATPVIHFRRTAAQDTEIRGQKIREGEKVVLWYNSANRDEEVFDDPYRFDLQRNPNPHIAFGGPGPHFCLGAHLARREVTIMFRELFRCMPDIHVLGEPKRLQSNFIHGIKEMRCEFTPSKVD; this is translated from the coding sequence ATGATCCCCCGAGAAGTAATTTCTCCGAAAGAAATTGTGCTCAGTGACCCTTCATTCTGGGTGCGCCCTCTCGAAGAACGCGAGGGTGGTTTTCGTTCCCTGCGCCGCGAGCTGCCGATTTCGTTTCACCAGGAGTTGGAATTACCCGCGGACATGCTCATGCCGAAGGGCCCGGGCTTCTGGGCCATCGTCAAGCACGAGGACATCCTTCACGTGAGCCGCAACCCCGAGCTCTTCATTTCGGGCAAGGGCAGCACCATCGGCGACATGCCGGAACAATTGCTCGAGTTCATGGGCAGCCTCATCAACATGGACAAACCCCGTCACACGCGGTTGCGCAAGATCATTTCTCGAGGCTTTACCCCCGCCATGATTGCGCGGGCCGAGGCGAGTGTGGAACGAGCCGTTCACACCATCATGCGCAACGTCTCCGAAAAGGGCGAGTGCGAGTTCGTGAGCGAGATCGCCGGGCGCCTTCCCCTGGTGATCATCTGCGACATGATGGGGATCCCCGAAAGCCAGTACGACTTCGTCTCGGAGCAGGCCAACGTCATCGTCGGTGCCGGAAGTGGAGACCCGGACTTCGTGAGCGACCTCAGCCAGATGCTCCCCCGACTGATGACCGCCGTGACTTCGATCGGCGAACTTTGCAAAGAGATCGCGAAGAAACGCCGGACGGATCCGACCGATGACCTCACCTCCGCACTGGTAAATGCCGAGATCGACGGAGAGACTATGTCCGACGAGGAACTCGTCTCGTTCTTCATCCTGCTTTCGGTGGCGGGCAATGAGACGACGCGCAACGCCATCTGTCACGGCCTGATTGCCCTGGATGAACATCCCGAGCAACGGGAGTCATGGAAGAACGACTTCGAGGGGCTCGCCCCTACGGCGGCAGACGAAATCATTCGCTGGGCTACCCCGGTAATACATTTTCGTCGCACTGCGGCCCAGGACACGGAGATCCGAGGCCAGAAGATCCGGGAGGGAGAGAAAGTGGTCCTGTGGTACAACTCGGCCAATCGCGACGAAGAGGTCTTCGATGATCCCTATCGTTTCGATCTCCAGCGCAATCCGAATCCCCATATTGCCTTTGGCGGACCCGGCCCCCACTTCTGCCTCGGCGCACATCTCGCACGCCGCGAAGTGACCATCATGTTCCGCGAGCTCTTTCGCTGCATGCCGGACATCCACGTCCTGGGAGAACCCAAGAGGCTGCAGTCGAACTTCATTCACGGCATCAAGGAAATGCGCTGCGAGTTCACTCCCAGCAAGGTGGACTGA
- a CDS encoding TonB-dependent receptor → MIASVAYRSDKPGARTAQSSPVWSARATLVLGLMLTLHVFPARATADDVVDDLLGKSIEELLNLEVPTVYSASKREQSITNAPASVTIVTADEIAKFGYRNLADVLGSIRGVHVIYDRNYHHIGLQGFNRPGDYDSRILKLIDGQRVNENVYGSGQSGTDSLIDLDIIERIEFVRGPGSALYGTSAFFGTINIITRNAESIDGVEASVGYGSDDSYHTRLAYGNTFDNGISAVVSGSFFDDPGAKRLFYEEFDDPSTNNGIAVKADGDRAGRFFSNFSYGDFNLQAAFSQRRKVVPTAAFFTIFNTRDTWTQDEQALLSLSYSKDVLTDAVVNGRAYFSHYAYKGEYLYDYRLLPSDPPDIVSNQDFATGQVIGGEMHGTKTIFDRHYVSVGGEFRGNFRQDQVNYEGDPKFYYINSKKSTVEGGLYFQGEFALHENVMFTGGLRYDHFEAFGGTWNPRVALVISPVETSTLKLVYGRAYRAPSAYELYYEYDDGFTSVLRNPDLSEETVSTYEIIAEHFFTDRLYGTVSSYYYEVKDLISFVDIGGSVSQFQNRGKTTAIGMSTELSYSTPDGFLARGSYAYQRTKDHATGTRLTNSPLHLAKFNLSVPFFDQLFNVGFEAQYTASMTAALGNHVDDFWVTNLTVLTNKLYRNLELSASIYNLADTSYGHPGTLDHVQGVIPQDGRTFRLKATYRF, encoded by the coding sequence ATGATCGCATCCGTTGCGTATCGAAGTGATAAACCCGGAGCCCGAACTGCTCAGTCTTCCCCAGTTTGGTCAGCCCGCGCTACACTGGTCCTTGGACTGATGTTGACGTTGCACGTATTCCCGGCCCGCGCGACCGCGGACGATGTCGTCGATGATCTCCTCGGAAAATCTATCGAAGAACTCCTCAACCTCGAGGTGCCGACCGTATACAGCGCCTCGAAGCGAGAGCAGAGCATTACCAACGCTCCCGCATCCGTCACCATCGTTACTGCCGACGAGATTGCCAAGTTCGGCTACCGAAATCTGGCCGACGTGCTCGGGAGCATACGCGGGGTTCACGTCATCTACGACCGGAACTATCACCACATCGGCTTGCAGGGATTCAATCGGCCAGGGGACTACGACTCTCGCATCCTCAAGCTGATCGACGGGCAGCGGGTGAACGAGAACGTCTATGGCAGTGGTCAAAGTGGTACGGATTCTCTTATCGACCTCGACATCATTGAGAGAATCGAGTTCGTCCGGGGACCGGGATCAGCGCTCTATGGCACAAGTGCGTTCTTCGGGACGATCAACATCATTACCCGCAATGCGGAATCTATTGACGGAGTCGAAGCCTCGGTTGGATATGGAAGCGACGACTCCTATCACACCCGCCTTGCGTACGGGAACACCTTTGACAACGGCATCTCCGCGGTGGTCTCGGGCTCATTCTTCGATGACCCGGGTGCGAAGCGACTTTTTTACGAGGAATTCGACGATCCTTCAACGAACAACGGAATCGCCGTCAAAGCAGACGGCGACCGCGCCGGTCGATTCTTCAGCAATTTCTCCTATGGTGACTTCAATCTCCAGGCAGCATTTTCCCAGCGTCGAAAGGTAGTCCCGACTGCCGCCTTCTTCACCATCTTCAACACCCGGGACACCTGGACCCAGGACGAGCAGGCGTTGTTGTCGCTCAGCTACTCGAAGGACGTTCTCACCGATGCCGTCGTGAATGGGCGTGCGTACTTCTCTCACTACGCATACAAGGGCGAATACCTGTATGACTACAGGCTTCTTCCGAGCGACCCGCCCGACATCGTATCGAACCAGGATTTTGCAACCGGGCAGGTGATCGGTGGAGAGATGCATGGAACCAAAACGATCTTCGACCGCCACTACGTGTCCGTGGGCGGTGAGTTCCGCGGCAACTTCAGACAGGATCAGGTCAACTACGAGGGCGATCCGAAGTTTTACTACATCAACTCGAAGAAGAGTACCGTGGAAGGGGGCTTGTACTTCCAGGGTGAGTTTGCGCTTCACGAAAACGTGATGTTCACGGGCGGCCTTCGCTACGACCACTTCGAGGCCTTCGGCGGAACCTGGAACCCGAGAGTTGCGCTGGTTATATCACCCGTCGAAACGAGTACTCTCAAGTTGGTCTACGGTCGCGCGTATCGTGCGCCCAGTGCCTACGAACTCTACTATGAATATGATGACGGTTTTACCTCGGTCTTGAGGAATCCGGATCTCTCCGAAGAAACGGTCTCGACGTATGAGATAATCGCAGAGCACTTCTTCACGGATCGACTCTACGGGACTGTCTCCTCCTACTATTACGAAGTCAAGGACCTGATTTCGTTTGTCGACATCGGCGGCTCGGTCAGCCAGTTTCAAAATCGCGGCAAGACCACGGCGATCGGGATGTCTACCGAGCTCAGCTACTCGACACCCGACGGATTCCTGGCAAGAGGAAGCTACGCCTATCAAAGAACAAAAGACCACGCCACCGGAACACGGCTGACCAATTCACCGCTGCATCTCGCGAAGTTCAACCTCAGCGTTCCGTTCTTCGACCAGCTTTTCAACGTCGGATTTGAGGCTCAGTACACGGCCTCAATGACCGCGGCACTCGGAAACCATGTAGATGACTTCTGGGTTACGAATCTCACCGTGTTGACTAACAAGTTGTATCGAAATCTCGAGTTGTCGGCATCCATCTACAATCTTGCAGACACCTCCTACGGTCATCCAGGAACCTTGGATCATGTCCAGGGTGTCATCCCGCAAGACGGTCGAACTTTCCGTCTGAAAGCAACATACCGGTTTTAA
- a CDS encoding thioesterase family protein — protein MAPVFDEYRDRVLPEWIDENRHLNMGYYVVVFDFATDSWLAHIGIDAAHKQKHKITTFTLEAHVNYLHEVREGDPLAFSTQLLGFDEKRIHYIHTMRHAEEGYVAATNELMSLHVSQLTRRAAPMATSVQECLARLLNAHTEEAPPAQVGRHVGFSQQ, from the coding sequence ATGGCACCTGTCTTCGACGAGTATCGCGATCGCGTCCTCCCCGAGTGGATCGACGAGAACCGGCACCTCAACATGGGGTACTACGTCGTCGTCTTCGACTTCGCAACGGATTCGTGGCTCGCCCACATTGGTATCGACGCCGCGCACAAGCAGAAGCATAAGATCACGACCTTCACCCTGGAGGCTCACGTGAATTATCTGCACGAGGTACGTGAGGGCGATCCATTGGCGTTCTCCACGCAACTGCTCGGCTTTGATGAGAAGCGCATTCACTACATTCATACCATGCGGCATGCGGAGGAAGGCTATGTGGCGGCGACCAACGAGCTGATGAGCCTGCACGTGAGCCAACTGACCCGACGGGCCGCGCCGATGGCGACTTCGGTGCAGGAATGCCTGGCGCGCTTGCTCAACGCGCACACTGAGGAAGCACCGCCTGCCCAGGTTGGGCGGCACGTGGGTTTCAGCCAGCAGTAG
- the rpe gene encoding ribulose-phosphate 3-epimerase: protein MADYWIAPSILSANFASLGEDVDNVLAAGADVVHFDVMDNHYVPNLTIGPVVCEALRTHGITAPIDVHLMVKPVDRIIADFANAGASYITFHPEASEHVDRSLQLVQGLGCKAGLVFNPATSLESLRYAIDKLDMVLLMSVNPGFGGQSFIPYVLDKAREARRIIDESGRDIRLEIDGGVKVENIREIAEAGVDTFVAGSAIFGSDDYRATITSMREELAKAMDLSNPQG, encoded by the coding sequence ATGGCGGACTATTGGATCGCACCTTCCATTCTGTCGGCGAACTTCGCCAGCCTCGGCGAGGATGTGGACAACGTGTTGGCCGCTGGGGCTGATGTTGTCCACTTCGACGTGATGGACAATCACTATGTGCCGAATCTGACCATTGGGCCCGTCGTCTGCGAAGCGTTGCGCACGCACGGGATCACGGCACCGATCGACGTCCATCTCATGGTGAAGCCAGTCGACCGCATCATCGCCGACTTCGCGAATGCCGGCGCCAGCTACATTACGTTTCACCCCGAAGCCTCAGAGCACGTGGACCGGTCCCTTCAACTCGTCCAGGGCCTGGGCTGCAAGGCCGGGCTGGTCTTCAATCCCGCAACCTCGCTCGAGAGCCTGCGGTATGCCATCGACAAGCTGGACATGGTACTCCTCATGTCTGTGAACCCTGGCTTTGGCGGGCAGAGTTTCATTCCCTACGTGCTCGACAAGGCACGCGAGGCCCGGCGGATCATCGACGAGAGCGGCCGCGACATCCGTTTGGAGATCGACGGCGGAGTCAAAGTCGAAAACATCCGAGAGATCGCCGAAGCGGGGGTGGATACGTTCGTCGCGGGTTCGGCGATCTTCGGAAGCGACGACTACCGAGCCACCATCACGTCGATGCGGGAAGAACTTGCCAAGGCGATGGATCTCAGCAACCCACAGGGCTGA
- a CDS encoding 4-hydroxybutyrate--acetyl-CoA CoA transferase: MTAEEAAAGIPDGALIAQGNTIGEPQAMLEAIAQRARNGGFRDGITMMALLPMATSARTILAPEVRDVIKWKSLFTSGIDRGLVQGGESDFMPAFFHQLPRIFTEFLDIDVAVVVVSPVDKNGYMSLGVSIDTAVAAIAKAKYVVAEVNRHMPRVHGTGWVHVSEVDAIVEYDTPLTELPVAPDREEDKAMGEMISAMIPNGACIQLGIGGVPSAVAKSLLDHEDLGIHTEMFVDAMVDLIESGVANGSKKTFHPGKAIFTFAAGSQRMYDFVDDNPHIEAHPVSYVNYPPNIAKNDNLVSVNSTIEIDLTGQCCSESMGPRQWSGTGGQHDYARGAFDSKGGKSIIAFYSTAKSGQVSRVVPMLTPGAVVTTPRCEVHWLVSEYGATNLKGKSLRERATAIIGLAHPKFRDELTAAAKELHYIS; the protein is encoded by the coding sequence ATGACGGCCGAGGAGGCCGCCGCAGGGATCCCGGACGGCGCACTGATTGCCCAGGGCAATACCATCGGGGAACCCCAGGCGATGTTGGAAGCCATCGCCCAGCGCGCCCGCAATGGCGGATTTCGCGACGGAATCACCATGATGGCCCTGCTGCCCATGGCCACGAGTGCCCGAACGATTCTCGCGCCCGAGGTGCGTGACGTCATCAAGTGGAAATCGCTGTTTACCTCGGGCATCGATCGCGGCCTGGTCCAGGGCGGAGAGTCCGATTTCATGCCCGCTTTCTTCCACCAGCTCCCGCGTATCTTCACCGAGTTTCTGGACATCGACGTTGCCGTCGTCGTCGTATCTCCCGTCGACAAGAACGGTTACATGAGCCTCGGTGTCAGCATTGACACTGCCGTCGCCGCCATCGCCAAGGCGAAATACGTCGTCGCAGAGGTCAACCGACATATGCCGCGGGTACACGGCACAGGTTGGGTTCATGTCTCCGAGGTAGACGCAATCGTCGAATACGATACGCCGCTGACCGAATTGCCCGTCGCCCCGGACCGCGAGGAAGACAAGGCGATGGGCGAGATGATTTCCGCGATGATTCCGAACGGCGCCTGCATCCAGCTCGGCATCGGAGGTGTACCGAGCGCGGTCGCGAAGAGCTTGCTCGACCACGAGGATCTCGGCATTCACACTGAGATGTTCGTCGACGCGATGGTCGACCTGATCGAGTCGGGCGTCGCAAACGGATCCAAGAAGACCTTCCATCCGGGGAAAGCAATATTTACCTTTGCCGCGGGTTCCCAGCGCATGTACGACTTCGTGGACGACAACCCGCACATCGAGGCACACCCCGTTTCGTATGTGAACTACCCCCCAAACATCGCAAAGAACGACAATCTCGTGTCGGTGAACTCCACGATCGAGATCGACCTCACCGGGCAGTGCTGTTCGGAGTCGATGGGTCCCCGGCAGTGGAGCGGCACCGGCGGCCAACACGACTACGCCCGGGGCGCATTCGATTCCAAGGGTGGCAAGTCGATCATCGCCTTCTACTCGACGGCAAAGAGCGGCCAGGTCTCTCGCGTCGTCCCGATGCTCACGCCGGGCGCAGTCGTAACCACCCCCCGCTGCGAGGTGCACTGGCTCGTCTCCGAATACGGGGCAACGAATCTCAAGGGAAAGTCTCTGCGCGAGCGCGCCACCGCAATCATCGGCCTGGCTCATCCGAAGTTCCGCGACGAGCTGACTGCCGCGGCGAAGGAACTGCATTACATTTCGTGA
- a CDS encoding YfiR family protein, with protein sequence MRLFHIAPVGLLRFVAVLCCMALPGHVAAGTAELNRGQINAAFVAKFANYVHWRSDPGALISVCVVGQDDLTAAISIIEGAAVGERNIRVATDVAIGDLGKCQIVVVGSSFRKSMPGILAALSAGDALTVSLMPSFLEEGGMVGLIEENNRVRFEIHWSRVKRHGLSISSRLLRLAAKIVEDDSAAP encoded by the coding sequence TTGAGACTCTTTCATATAGCGCCTGTCGGACTGCTGCGATTCGTCGCAGTGCTGTGCTGTATGGCGCTGCCAGGTCATGTCGCCGCCGGTACGGCCGAGCTGAACAGGGGGCAGATCAACGCCGCATTCGTCGCGAAGTTTGCCAACTATGTTCATTGGCGGTCCGATCCCGGAGCATTGATCTCGGTTTGTGTCGTCGGACAGGACGATCTCACAGCGGCGATCTCGATCATCGAAGGCGCAGCCGTAGGGGAGCGGAACATCCGCGTCGCAACCGATGTCGCAATCGGGGATCTAGGCAAGTGCCAAATCGTGGTGGTGGGAAGTTCGTTTCGAAAATCGATGCCCGGAATTTTGGCCGCCCTTTCAGCTGGAGACGCATTGACGGTCTCGCTCATGCCTTCTTTTCTCGAGGAGGGCGGCATGGTCGGACTGATCGAGGAAAACAACCGGGTCCGATTCGAGATCCACTGGTCTCGCGTCAAACGGCACGGCCTGTCGATCAGTTCCCGGCTCCTCAGACTTGCTGCGAAAATCGTCGAGGACGACAGCGCAGCCCCCTGA